Proteins encoded by one window of Polaribacter haliotis:
- a CDS encoding Rid family detoxifying hydrolase, with amino-acid sequence MKTIITTKHAPAPIGPYNQAVLTGNTLYTSGQIAINPNSGELVLDSITLETKQVMENLKEVLAAAKMTFENVIKASIFISDMNNFAEINTVYGEYFDNETAPARETVEVANLPKFVNVEISVIAVK; translated from the coding sequence ATGAAAACAATAATCACAACCAAACACGCACCTGCTCCTATTGGACCATATAACCAAGCTGTATTAACTGGAAATACTTTGTACACTTCTGGACAAATAGCTATAAATCCGAATTCGGGAGAATTGGTTCTAGACAGTATTACTTTAGAAACAAAACAAGTAATGGAAAACTTAAAAGAAGTTTTAGCCGCTGCAAAAATGACTTTCGAAAATGTTATAAAAGCTTCTATTTTTATTTCTGATATGAATAATTTTGCTGAAATAAATACAGTTTACGGAGAATATTTCGATAATGAAACTGCGCCTGCAAGAGAAACTGTAGAAGTTGCGAACTTGCCTAAGTTTGTGAATGTAGAAATTAGTGTGATAGCTGTGAAATAG